In one window of Erythrolamprus reginae isolate rEryReg1 chromosome 1, rEryReg1.hap1, whole genome shotgun sequence DNA:
- the SUPT4H1 gene encoding transcription elongation factor SPT4, whose protein sequence is MALDTVPKDLRHLRACLLCSLVKTIDQFEFDGCDNCDSYLQMKGNREMVYDCTSSSFDGIIAMMSPEDSWVSKWQRISNFKPGVYAVSVTGRLPQGIVRELKSRGVVYKSRDTAIKT, encoded by the exons ATGGCGTTGGATACGGTTCCTAAGGATCTGCGGCACTTGAGGGCTTGCTTGCTGTGCTCGTTGGTCAAG ACTATTGACCAGTTTGAGTTTGATGGTTGTGACAACTGTGACTCCTATCTCCAGATGAAGGGGAACCGTGAAATGGTTTACGATTGTACCAGTTCTTCTTTCGATGG CATTATTGCAATGATGAGTCCTGAGGACAGCTGGGTCTCCAAGTGGCAAAGGATCA GTAATTTCAAGCCAGGCGTGTATGCTGTGTCGGTGACTGGCCGTCTGCCACAAG gcATCGTACGGGAGTTGAAGAGCCGTGGAGTGGTCTACAAATCTCGGGATACAGCCATAAAGACCTAA